cacagtcagcagggataccacaaatatggcgccgcggtgacgtcacacacaacaaaatcacgtgtctgacaaagaccgataGGCTATTTGATGTTGTGATTGTTTTGAGACTTCAGTTCATGAAGCGTCACGGGAGCGAGCACGTCTAAGCTCCGCCTTCTCCTTAACTTTGTTGACTGCTGCGGACGCGCGCCAGTTCACTCTCAGCATCTTTCTAAAGGATATGACTAGACTAAACGGACAGAGAATGGATGCAAACGTCGTGGTACTCGGCACAGACAATGTTGGAAAATCTGGTAAGTTTTTTTCTTAGAAAATATACTATACAtccataaaatgcattttgtcactttttaaatttttgccATATAAGCAAATGCTCATACAACTTTGTTTTGCAGCACTCACTGTCCGATTCCTGACTCGTAGATTCATTGGGGAATATGGGGATATTGGTATGTTGCCCCATTCACTGACTGATTTGTACGTTACCTTtaacatttcacattttaatataactttgACTCTTTCTCTAGAGTCGCTTTACACTCACAATGTCGTTGTGGATGGACGAGAGCAAACTCTGAATATATGGGATGCACCATATTCACAGGTGAGTCAGTGTTTCAGAACCTGTTTTTTTGTCAACTAAATCAGCTAAGATGATGTGTTGGTCTCTTAGCCTGGTCATGGTGGTCTGTTGGCTAGATTTAAAAGAGTTTCGGACACTTCTCAGGCTGGGTAAACCATCTTAAACTAGCTAAAACCATCAATTCAGCTTAGGCTGGTTTCTATTGTACTGTTTAAATAACATCTGAAATGTTGAATAAATATGCAATGGTTGTCTTCTCTGCAGGACCTGTCCTTCGAGTCCTTGATGTGTGAGAAAAGAGTCCAGTGGGCAGATGGCTTTGTGCTGGTCTACAGCATCTGTGACCGAGCCAGTTTCAACGCGGTCTCCAGACTCATCCAAACAATCAAAACCACTAAGGACTTTCTGGGCTTGGAGAAGATGCCCATAGTTATAGTGGGAAACAAGAGAGACCTTCACCATCGGCGTACGGTCCTCAGCGAGGAGGGCAGGCTGCTGGCGCTTTCTGCAGACTGTCAGTTTTATGAGGTCTCGGCTGCTGAGAACTACCACAGCGTCCTCATGGTTTTCCATGGGCTGGCGGATCGCATCAGGGAGTCCAGGGTGTCTGCGAAAAAGTTAGCAGGCATCAAGGGCATTGTGAAGAGCATGTCGGCAGTGTTCGCCCGCAGGCGAACAGATTCGTTGTGAAGCTAATGAGAGCTCTGGAATTAAAGCTTACAGTATTTGGTCTGATATGATCTATTTTAGACCCATTGAAGGGGTCGAATTATTGCTGTGGCTCCTAAGAGAGTCCAGGATCTCATGTGACTACAGCTGGACCTTCCTCATGAGCAACTAGGGAATTGCTCTAGTATGTCAAGTTGATGGCTTTCATTGAGAATGTGTTGAAAGTTGGAGAGTTCTTAATAAAATGCTATGTGGCAGCAGATTATATCAATCAAAAGTGGAGTAAATATTCCATAGTGTGAGGAGAAATAGGTCAATTAATCTCATTTGCTTACTTTAAGCAAGACAGATTTTAGTGCTTCTGCAAATAATCATGAGTGTTGGCAACAGGTACACACTGTGGTGGTGGTGATGATGACGGCAATGGGAATCATTCGTGATTCAATGCTGTGGTCTAAAAATATAAGCAGACGCAAGACAACATTGTCTTCTGCTACATTTATCAAATACAAAAGTCTCCCACAGTATCATACCAAGGGGTTGTCATCAGCTCAAGGCCGTCTTGCAGTTTAATCTCAATGGACTGTTTGACGATTGCGTCAATGTGCATTCAGATAacagcagtgtttttttttccaccagcTTCTTTTCTGAGGCTGCTCATGTGCTTTATGAAGATCAGACCACTGTGTAATTGTGCTACAAAATCTAATCACATAAAGACTTCCTCTGAATGCCAACGCACAGTGCAATGTTACAATCATCATCACATGAATATACgttttttttgtattgaatGTACTGCTACAGCAAAATCATGTATTCAAAGTATGTTAACTTTAGTTGATGAAAGATTGCAAATAGAAATCTGGAGGGAAACAAATGCAGTGAAACAGCATGTGTATTTATTTGTCCTATATTTATAGACCACATTGATATTACAAGTATGCATTGTAAACATTTTGATTCGCTCTTTCATTCTGATATAACGACTAAAGTGGAGTAGCTCAGCAAATGTTGTAATTATTCCTGttatttgtattaaaatatgaaaaaattcAAGCTCAAAACACTGTCACAGGCTATTTTCTTAAATAATTATGCTGTATGTGTGGCATAAATCATCTAGAACAACTGAATAACCTTTGCTGTGATTATTTGCTGTGACTGTTATTCTGGTATTTTTGAAGAGACAAAAATCTGAGGACTTTTCCATCTAGCACATTGTCCATTCAAAAACTAATAGAGGCAGTGACATGGCAAAAATGTGATTATGAAGtaaataatttattcttgtatGGTTCACActtgtgctgtttttgtgtaaTGAACATGTGTGATCAAATCTCATGCCTCACATCTTGGTTTTGCAAGGGACGTCTTTTGGAAAAAGTGCATGATCACCAATTATTGTGACTGTtgatacaataaaatataaatgaaaagtAGCCAGGCTTTGCCCTGTGACATTAATGACATTTGCACCATCTCTGTAATTACACTTAGTATTTATAATCAGTCACAAATAATGCAAGacatttgtataatttaataCTATGCCTTGAAttcacatttcatttcattcattattactaATAAAGATATTTAAGTAACACCACAATTTTTatatctgtttttttctttcttagcTACACTAcgtagctaaaaaaaaaaagtttggggacaggaagatttttttgttgttgaaagaaatatttttatgtagtaatgatgcattaaactgatcaaagtTCAAGTAAAggtttatttataatgtttaaaatatttctattttaaataaatgttcttttgaagGTCATTTAAAGACTCctgaataaaaaaacataaggtttccacaaaaacattaaccagcacaactgttttcaacaatgataataaagaaagtttcttgagcaccaaatcggcatattataatgatttctgaaggatcatgtgacactgaagactggactgctgaaaggaataaattattttacattcttctttcaaaaactttaaaatcttactgaccccaaacttttttaaaaatagtgtaTATCAGTTCTCCAGAATGATTTACATGCACAACAAAATAACTTTGCTTTATCATAGACAAGAAATGCCAAAACAGTTCAGAGCCTCCATATGTATAACTATATGTAGGTCACTGACTTGAGACGTTAGAAATCATTGCTCCATTCTCACTCGGCGTTCCTGttagaagaagaggaggagttCTGGGTACAATCTGTCAGACTCTTCCTAGAGGATATGTGGTTGGATAATTTCTTGTTGCTACCCCCAAGAACTACTTTCTGCTGCATAGGAATCTGCTTCATGACCTTCTTCTTCAGCTGACGGGTCTTCTCCGATAACTCCTTGGGCTCTGTTGTCTCAAGAGGCTGCTTTTCAAAGTTGTCATTGGGACTGTGCATGTGGTCTCCTACACTGGACTCCAGCACCAGGGAGCCAATCAGACATTCTTCTGCTCCATCTTTCCCAGCCAGTTGGGAACCTCCTTCTGGCCTGGAAGATCGCCTCGGAATCTGTTATGAAAGACAACAAAGCCATTCTTTAGTTTTCCACATGTGAAGGATCTCAAAGGTAGCAGAGATTATGGAATTTGGCAGTCAAGTACTGTTCATTCATTAAAAACCAGCAAATGTCCTAGAGCCATATAGCTGAaatgaaaaacatcaaatattctgtcagacattaacattaaagagaGCCAAAGTATATTCTATTGCGGTATATTGTGGAAAAACTGCTTTGTTTTCATTGGCTAGGCCTAAATGTGGTTGGCCTTTCTCTTTCACTTTTTTCAAACACCATTTTTGACTATAACATTGTAAACCTATTATTTGGGCAATAATGATTCTCTAAAATTTCCTGAAAATACCATCATGAAGGAGCAGGTCACACAATGTAATGTCATGTGGACTGATAGCCAGCTGCTAGGGGCAGAGTAACTTTGGTGCCAGACCTATTGGAGTCTTCTCCTTTTGTCTAGCTATTTTATGGGATCCCAAACAGTCCCAGGCCAGGGGTTAATTAGGGAGGGATGTGTCTGTCTGTGGCCAATTACAACACTTTGTCACATTCCCTGATCTCTACTGCCTCCAAAGTCTAAGTGACTGAGCAACAGTGAAGGCTTAAGATCAACCtcattaaatggatagttcacccaaaaatgaaaattctgtcattatttattcaccctcaagttgttccaaacctgtaggaCTTTCTTTAATCTTTAaacacaaatatgtttttatattttgaaaattgTCTTGGCTTTTTGGTTTTGTCCAATGATTTGGACCACGTTCCCTTTTATTtagtggacaaaaaaaaaaatcttttatgttgcagagaagaaagaaagtcacaaAAGTTTGAAACTACATGAgtaaatgacagcattttcatttttctttaaacTATCCCATTAAGACTTCAAAAAGCACCTGTCTTGTGTAAAGAGAAATTGGAAAAGAtaacaacacaaccaaatattAACCAAAATAACATGCAAAAACGATACAAATTTGTACACAAGGCAAAAGATTATGGCACAGGGCCTAATTGGCAAGGTTCTGGCACAGAAATTggaaaagtaaaaaatgaaatatcgaAATCATCAAACAAAATCGTAGACTACACAAAGGTTTATGGCACAGCACCTAAATGAGTGGTTCTGGCACAAAAATCAGAAAAGAAAGGCCAAAGAAAGTTTTTGTGGAATTTTCCGTAGCCAGGCAGAGAAGAGCACCTTATCTACTGCTAAGAACGTGAAGAAACGAGTGTCCTCGCCTCTTTACTGTTAACACTGAGGTGCTATCAGAGATCTTCCACTCCAGATTTTCCACTCAGTTAAACTCTCCTCTAAGAAACATGCAGACACAAGCATCAACATATCTTACCCTCTCACTTCTACAGATAACCTcatgaacaaaaacaaagaaactctCAGACAAAACAACTCAGATATCTATAGAGGATAAGATCATCTGTGAGACGTGACCCAGTTCTCAGTCTATCACAATCTacacaaattttaaaaaaaacattacgcGTAACAAAGATACCAAGGTAATAACATGTTCCCAAAACTCtctaaatgtgttttaatacaACTCTAAAGCAAAAACAATTGATTTTGCAAGTGAACTACGGAGGTAATGATTAATAAACCTGGACTTATTTATCAGGTTTTAGGTAAGGGATATAGCGAGGACATtattaattagaaaaaaaaaaaaaacccaaagaCGAAAACTAACAGTCACCAGGTCAGGGTAGGACTACACTAGAACACAGTACATTTTAGACAACAATCTGTCACAGGACAAAGAACAAGGGGAGAATAAATGAGGAGAGGAGAGAAAATGAGGAAGTAAATAAGGGAGAGCAGGAGGGACAAATAAACCAATAATCAGGTAACAAGAGGGGTGGGGTTAAGACAATAGACAGCAGAGCACGTCATatagaaacaaaaaacaaaaaaaaaaacaaagccaTGTGCACGAACACTCAACTAGTGCTTCACAACAAGAGACAAAACAGAGCATGAATGTCTGAATCCCGGCACTGAACCAAAACCTATAGAACTATATAGAAGTGTCGGAACCGAACACCACGCTCTGTACATACAATGTATCACACGGACGAAAGAGGGGACGTTCCGAGCGAAATCAGAAATGTAGACATAGGCCggtaagagctgtgtgtgtaaacctcactcccctttAACCTCTTTGTTAGACCTCCAGACCCATGCTTGCATACCTGGGTTCAAGTCCCGGCTTAGAGCAGGCGGTATGAACAGGAGTGGTTATATTGGTGccatgacccagatgggagtgaggtttaaggGGTGAGTTTAACGGACGTAGACCGGTAATAGCCttgtgtgtaaacctcactcccctgatctcaagaggcgctTTAGTGACTGATGCTAGAGACTGCattctttagcctccttgttagagcgcccGACTCCCATGCCGACAGACCTGGATTTGAGTCCCGCTTAGAGTGGGCGGTTCAAACAGGAGGAGTTATACTAGTGCCATGActcggatgggagtgaggtttagggggtgaATGTAATGGACGTAGACCGGTAATAGCCgtgtgtgtaaacctcactcccctgatctcaagaggcgctTTAGTGACTGATGCTAGAGACTGCATTccttagcctccttgttagagcgcccAACTCCCATGCCGACAGACCTGGATTTGAGTCCCGCTTAGAGTGGGCAGttcgaacaggaggggttatactggtgccatgacccggatgggagtgaggtttagggggtgagtgtaatggaCGTAGACCGGTAATAGCCgtgtgtgtaaacctcactcccctgatctcaagaggcgctTTAGTGACTGATGCTAGAGACTGCATTccttagcctccttgttagagcgcccAACTCCCATGCCGACAGACCTGGATTTGAGTCCCGCTTAGAGTGGGCAGttcgaacaggaggggttatactggtgccatgacccggatgggagtgaggtttagggggtgagtgtaatggaCGTAGACCGGTAATAGCCttgtgtgtaaacctcactcccctgatctcaagaggcgctctagtgactgatgctagagactgcattctttagcctccttgttagagtgccGACTCCCATGCCGACAGACCTGGATTTGAGTCCCGCTTAGAGTGGGCGGTTCAAACAGGAGGAGTTATACTAGTGCCATGActcggatgggagtgaggtttagggggtgaATGTAATGGACGTAGACCGGTAATTGCCgtgtgtgtaaacctcactcccctgatctcaagaggcgctCTAGTGACTGATGCTAGAGACTGCATTccttagcctccttgttagagcgcccAACTCCCATGCCGACAGACCTGGATTTGAGTCCCGCTTAGAGTGGGCGGTTCAAACAGGAGGAGTTATACTAGTGCCATGActcggatgggagtgaggtttagggggtgaATGTAATGGACGTAGACCGGTAATAGCCgtgtgtgtaaacctcactcccctgatctcaagaggcgctTTAGTGACTGATGCTAGAGACTGCATTccttagcctccttgttagagcgcccAACTCCCATGCCGACAGACCTGGATTTGAGTCCCGCTTAGAGTGGGCAGttcgaacaggaggggttatactggtgccatgacccggatgggagtgaggtttagggggtgagtgtaatggaCGTAGACCGGTAATAGCCgtgtgtgtaaacctcactcccctgatctcaagaggcgctCTAGTGACTGATTCTAGAGACTGCattctttagcctccttgttaaaGCACCCGACTCCCATGCCGACAGACCTGGATTTGAGTCCCGCTTAAATTGGGTGGATCGAACAGGAGGGGTTATACTGGTGCCATGAcctggatgggagtgaggtttagggggtgagtgtaatggaCGTAGCCCAGTAAGAGCTgtgtgagtaaacctcactcccctgatctcaagaggcacTCTAGTGACTGATGCTAGAGACTGCATTCTTCAGCCTCCTTGTTAAAGCACCCGACTCCCATGCCGACAGACCTGGATTTGAGTCCCGCTTAAATTGGGTGGATCGAACAGGAGGGGTTATACTGGTGCCATGAcctggatgggagtgaggtttagggggtgagtgtaatggaCGTAGCCCAGTAAGAGCTgtgtgagtaaacctcactcccctgatctcaagaggcacTCCAGTGATTGATGCTAGAGACTGCAGCCTTTAAAGTTGTTGACTGTTGACTGTATGCTTGTTAGAGTGCCAGACTCCCATACCGGCAGACCCGGGTTCAAGTTCCTTAGAGTTCAAACAGCAGGGGTTACAAATGAACACTCACAATGCCCAATTTACAGAGACAAGGATGGGAGAACAGCCTTTGAAGTCTCTGGAAGGTCTGGAGCCCAGGCAGATGACCAGGGCGAAGTTGGAGGGATGGACCCGTGAGGCTCTGGCATGTCTGGAGTCCTGGCAGAGGGCCAGGTGTAGCCGGTAAAGCAGGCAACAACGGTGGAGCCAACAGGACAGACAGAGTAGCCTTCAGGATGTGGACAAGAGTCTTGGTGGAGTAGTCTTAGGGCTTAGCAGAAGACTCTGGAAGCTTCGGATCTGAAGTGGCCTCTGGAATGGACTCTGGCTGGAGAGCAGGACGAGAGGAAGCCAGCCAAGAGACGTGTGCTGCCCAGACATGCAGGACAACCACAAGACAAGAGAGCATGGCGAGTGAATGACCACTCAAGCAGAGCGCTCACAACAAGAGACAAAACATGGAGAATAAATGTCCGAACCCCAACACTCAACCGAGACCGAACTAGACAGAAGTGTAGGGTTCCGAACACCACACTCTGCATGTACAATATATCACATGGACAAAAGAGCGCACAATCCGAGCAACAAGACAGCCAAATTAAGAATAAACCAGACCGAAGAGACAGAACCCTGACATTTTGCAGCTGCACTCATTAGCATTTGGTCAGATTGCTTATGCAATTCTTTGTATCACAGACGTCATCTTCCAGCTGCTTTCTGGGTATTGTGATATAATCATCAACACCTCTTTGCCCAGTCCTTtcacttcacatgtgtgatgtTTGTGCTAACGGTCTTTGGCTAATTACAATATCAGACCATGTTTCCTAGAAGCAACCAGTGGGGTTTGTCCTAATGGTGGACATCTTCCAATGAGACTCGCCTGCTGTTTTTCAAGGAACCCAAGACCAATATGGCAAGAAGAAAAATGGGGAACTTTGAATGATTCATTACGTTTCTCTCTGATCTCATCTGGTATACACATTGCAATATAATTAATCAAGGACAGGgatcaaaaacatcttttatTACTCGATGACTACTAGGTCAAAGAATCCACTGCATCTAGGAAAAGGTATTCAGCATGTCACGAGAAAATAAAGCTCTGCAGGTTGGAATCGGTTCAGGTCTTTATGAACCTGTAAATTTGAATGAGTATTACTAAATGTCACATGCACATTTAAAGTctttatatactttattttgcagTGACACATGGCCAAGTGTCATACTGTGCAATTATTCATATGAATGATAAAGAATGCAAATTTATTGCAATGATTATTTTATGACTGAATTAATTTTAACATTGTGCTCAGTTCCAGTTTGAACTGCATAAGAGCAAGTTACATAAACCAATACTTcagtactaaaataaaataaaaaaatcaaataaattctgcttaACCTCAGAGAAGCTTGACACTACAATcagattaatttgattaattctatATTCTCATTCTGGCTTGGATTTATTTTCTAAGGATTTTTGAAAAacgtctcttatgctcaccaaggctgcatttatttgattaaaaatacagtaaaatggtaattttatgaaatattattacctgtttgctattttaatatattttaaaatataatttattcctgtgatggcaaagctgaattttcagcagccataaCCCCAGTATTCATTGTCATGAAATACACTGattttggtcaagaaacatttattattattatcaatgttaaaaacagttgtgctacttttaatattttaatgaaagcaCAAGCATAAACTAGACAGAGGACAGTTAGACAGTGCCAGGATGTCACTCATACACTCTGATTCCCTGAATAACATCAGTCCACGTTTGACAAGTCACCAAAAGAACATCCAAGAACGCATTGATTCGTCATGATATAAACTATTTGTCTCTGTGTCAGCTGACTTCTCGG
The nucleotide sequence above comes from Chanodichthys erythropterus isolate Z2021 chromosome 7, ASM2448905v1, whole genome shotgun sequence. Encoded proteins:
- the si:dkeyp-59c12.1 gene encoding ras-related and estrogen-regulated growth inhibitor-like protein encodes the protein MTRLNGQRMDANVVVLGTDNVGKSALTVRFLTRRFIGEYGDIESLYTHNVVVDGREQTLNIWDAPYSQDLSFESLMCEKRVQWADGFVLVYSICDRASFNAVSRLIQTIKTTKDFLGLEKMPIVIVGNKRDLHHRRTVLSEEGRLLALSADCQFYEVSAAENYHSVLMVFHGLADRIRESRVSAKKLAGIKGIVKSMSAVFARRRTDSL